One genomic region from Rhizomicrobium palustre encodes:
- a CDS encoding HlyD family type I secretion periplasmic adaptor subunit, whose product MTIFSPHTRENFGKLRYAAEDHLKASWAKLDHWIEERFEDGDVAQAFKPDATAIEEAPIPVSAHAALYAVVALLAIFILWSVLGSVDRIVVAPGKIATRTPMVVMQTFTTSRILSIPVRPGDHVRKGQVLVSFDPAFAEADVASLEHKVRSLSAQTERLEAELANTPFTALPTDSRERRTQGDIYAQEMASYSAELTQRDSRLAALDSQLKANYAAISGLKQQQEMSTKVVGIYQRLVDQKAGAPLDVMKAQSNAVDVGMKLTTTIGDTRKLTEQRTEAQAERQGFLDKWRSDHNQQLVQSRQDLAEASETLTKAQRMKEFTALRAPASGTVLQIADRSMGSVLREAETAVTLVPDGADLYVEANVPSRDISYLKVGQEVRVKLEAYPFQRYGTLNGTLMVLAPDSIPLKEGDESKLVYRAQVRLSENAAELAKKGLHLRPGLVASAEIKTGKRSIASYVLNPILRTADEGMREP is encoded by the coding sequence ATGACCATTTTCAGCCCCCACACACGCGAGAATTTCGGCAAGCTGCGCTATGCCGCCGAGGACCATCTGAAAGCCTCTTGGGCCAAGCTTGATCACTGGATCGAAGAGCGGTTCGAGGATGGCGATGTCGCCCAAGCCTTCAAGCCCGATGCCACCGCCATCGAGGAAGCGCCCATCCCCGTCTCCGCCCATGCCGCGCTTTACGCCGTGGTGGCGTTGTTGGCGATCTTCATTTTGTGGTCGGTTCTGGGTTCGGTGGATCGCATCGTGGTGGCGCCAGGTAAAATCGCGACCCGCACCCCCATGGTGGTGATGCAGACCTTCACCACCTCGCGCATACTTTCCATTCCGGTCCGCCCTGGCGATCACGTTCGAAAAGGCCAAGTTCTGGTCTCGTTTGATCCAGCTTTCGCAGAAGCCGATGTCGCCTCGCTGGAACACAAGGTGAGGAGTTTGTCGGCGCAGACCGAGCGCCTGGAAGCCGAACTCGCAAACACGCCCTTCACCGCCCTTCCAACAGACAGCCGCGAACGGCGCACCCAAGGCGATATCTATGCCCAAGAGATGGCAAGCTATAGCGCCGAACTGACACAGCGTGATAGTCGTCTTGCGGCTTTGGACTCGCAGCTTAAGGCCAATTACGCGGCCATCTCGGGGCTGAAACAGCAGCAGGAGATGTCGACAAAAGTCGTGGGCATTTATCAGCGCTTGGTAGATCAGAAAGCGGGCGCGCCGCTGGACGTGATGAAGGCGCAATCCAATGCCGTCGATGTCGGCATGAAGCTGACCACCACCATCGGCGACACCCGCAAACTCACCGAGCAGCGCACCGAAGCGCAAGCCGAACGCCAGGGCTTTCTCGACAAATGGCGCAGCGACCATAACCAGCAGCTCGTGCAATCGCGCCAGGATCTGGCGGAGGCGAGCGAGACCCTCACCAAGGCGCAGCGCATGAAGGAATTCACGGCCTTGCGGGCGCCTGCCAGCGGTACCGTGCTGCAGATCGCCGACCGCTCTATGGGCTCCGTGCTGCGCGAAGCTGAGACCGCGGTCACGCTGGTGCCTGATGGTGCCGATCTTTACGTAGAGGCGAATGTACCCTCGCGCGATATCAGCTATTTGAAGGTGGGGCAGGAGGTGCGCGTCAAACTCGAGGCCTATCCCTTCCAGCGCTACGGAACCTTGAACGGCACATTGATGGTACTCGCCCCGGATTCCATTCCGCTTAAGGAAGGCGATGAATCCAAGCTTGTCTATCGCGCCCAGGTGCGGTTATCGGAGAATGCGGCAGAACTCGCAAAAAAGGGCCTGCATCTGCGCCCGGGCCTTGTCGCTTCCGCCGAAATCAAGACTGGCAAGCGCTCCATCGCCTCTTATGTGCTGAACCCGATCCTGCGCACAGCGGATGAGGGAATGCGCGAACCTTAA
- the galE gene encoding UDP-glucose 4-epimerase GalE, which translates to MIRRRDLRGRILVTGGAGYIGSHMSYALLDRGEEVVVLDNLMTGVSSLVSPDAEFIEGDIGDLALVRALLRSRKIDTIMHFAGSVVVPESVSDPMKYYANNTAATRSLIEAAVREDVPHIVFSSTAAVYGMPPVPVMAEDTPPRPINPYGRSKLMTEWMLADAATAHNLSYIALRYFNVAGADPLGRTGQSTPNATHLIKRACQAALGRVSHLDIYGTDFDTPDGTGVRDYIHVTDLVEAHLAALDALRRGTESGIYNCGYGHGMSVRQVISAVEKASGRRVPLREAPRRAGDPAMVIADATKLRRNLDWSPRYDDIDVIVSAALRWEQRLNH; encoded by the coding sequence ATCATCCGGAGGCGGGATTTGCGGGGACGGATTCTGGTAACGGGCGGGGCTGGCTATATAGGCAGCCACATGAGCTACGCACTTCTGGATCGTGGCGAAGAAGTTGTCGTGCTCGACAACCTTATGACCGGCGTGTCATCACTCGTCAGCCCGGACGCGGAGTTTATCGAGGGCGACATCGGCGATCTGGCGCTGGTGCGCGCGCTTTTGCGCTCCCGCAAGATCGACACCATCATGCATTTCGCGGGCTCTGTGGTGGTGCCGGAATCTGTTTCCGACCCCATGAAATACTACGCCAACAACACCGCGGCGACGCGTAGCCTGATCGAGGCGGCGGTCCGCGAAGATGTCCCCCACATTGTGTTTTCATCCACCGCCGCCGTCTATGGCATGCCGCCCGTCCCGGTCATGGCCGAAGATACGCCGCCCCGGCCTATCAACCCCTATGGCCGTTCCAAACTGATGACAGAGTGGATGCTGGCCGATGCCGCAACGGCCCATAATCTCAGCTATATTGCGCTACGTTATTTCAATGTCGCGGGCGCCGATCCCTTGGGACGTACCGGCCAATCCACACCCAACGCCACCCATCTCATCAAACGCGCCTGCCAGGCCGCGCTTGGCCGGGTCAGTCATCTCGACATCTACGGCACCGATTTCGACACGCCAGATGGCACGGGCGTGCGCGACTACATCCATGTCACCGATCTGGTTGAAGCCCATTTGGCGGCGCTGGATGCTTTGCGGCGCGGGACAGAGTCGGGAATCTACAATTGCGGTTATGGCCACGGCATGAGCGTGCGCCAGGTCATCTCTGCGGTGGAAAAGGCGAGCGGTCGGCGCGTTCCCCTACGCGAAGCACCACGGCGCGCGGGCGACCCAGCAATGGTGATTGCCGATGCCACCAAGCTCAGGCGTAATCTGGATTGGAGCCCCCGCTATGACGATATCGATGTCATCGTCAGCGCCGCCTTGCGCTGGGAGCAGCGCCTTAATCATTAG
- a CDS encoding phosphatase PAP2 family protein encodes MTRAQLPAGAKLWLLSLLLCAIFVPLVFRHLDLAIALRMRPWATHLAPLGEGLGSAILLSIEALLLLYLSITRVVVGSLRPFGRTLALATLASVCAYAVNSTVLKVAFGVPAPWEVWSGAHHGIHFLKGTGNSSFPSGHMALAGAFCGVFFRLYRSSVVPLGIFMLLAATLLVAGVWHFVSDVIAGSFLGISAGLLAGEVWYEHIHRQQGIAAAPND; translated from the coding sequence ATGACAAGGGCGCAACTTCCCGCCGGAGCAAAACTCTGGCTGCTGTCGCTGCTGCTGTGCGCGATTTTCGTGCCGCTGGTGTTTCGTCATCTCGATCTCGCCATTGCGTTGCGCATGCGCCCTTGGGCGACGCATTTGGCGCCTTTGGGGGAGGGGCTGGGGAGCGCTATTCTGCTCTCCATCGAGGCGCTGCTGCTCTTGTACTTGTCCATCACGCGGGTGGTCGTGGGATCGCTTCGCCCGTTTGGCAGAACTCTCGCTCTGGCCACGCTCGCTTCGGTTTGCGCTTATGCTGTCAATAGCACCGTTCTGAAGGTGGCGTTCGGCGTGCCCGCGCCTTGGGAAGTCTGGAGCGGGGCACATCACGGCATACACTTCCTGAAAGGAACCGGTAACAGCAGTTTTCCCTCAGGGCATATGGCTCTTGCCGGTGCGTTTTGCGGCGTGTTTTTCCGCCTTTATCGCTCCAGCGTGGTGCCGCTCGGCATCTTTATGCTGCTGGCCGCCACGCTTCTAGTCGCGGGCGTTTGGCACTTCGTGAGCGACGTGATCGCGGGAAGCTTCCTGGGCATCTCCGCCGGACTTTTGGCGGGAGAAGTATGGTATGAGCATATTCATCGCCAGCAAGGGATCGCCGCCGCGCCTAATGATTAA
- a CDS encoding DegT/DnrJ/EryC1/StrS family aminotransferase, producing the protein MAIPFIDLQAQRARLGEPLNQAILAAVASGQWILGPQVTKLEEELAHFAGVKHAVACANGTDALQLILMAWGIGPGDAVFCPAFTFCATGEVMPLVGATPVFVDVLEDTYNIDPASLEAAIAMVKKEGKLKPKAIIPVDLFGQPADYDAIAPIAAREGLKLLCDTAQGFGATYKGKVTGSIGDAAATSFFPAKPLGCYGDGGACFTNDDETAELLKSIRMHGQGSDRYENVRIGLNSRLDTIQAVILSEKLKIFADEIEKRELVARRYNAGLVASDKIAVPLVIDGCQSVWAQYVIQVPNRDKLQADLKAKGVPTAVYYPIPLSLQKGYAHYPSAPTPVSEKIAKHVVALPMHPYMDRSTQDTVISAVLESVEAS; encoded by the coding sequence TTGGCCATCCCCTTCATTGATCTGCAAGCCCAACGCGCCCGTCTTGGCGAACCCTTGAACCAGGCAATCCTCGCTGCGGTGGCCAGTGGACAGTGGATCCTGGGGCCGCAGGTGACGAAGCTGGAAGAGGAACTCGCCCATTTCGCAGGTGTGAAACATGCCGTGGCCTGCGCTAATGGCACGGACGCGCTGCAGTTGATCCTGATGGCCTGGGGCATCGGACCCGGCGATGCCGTCTTCTGCCCGGCCTTCACTTTCTGCGCCACCGGTGAGGTGATGCCGCTGGTGGGCGCTACCCCGGTTTTCGTGGATGTGCTGGAAGACACCTACAATATCGATCCGGCCTCGCTGGAAGCTGCGATCGCCATGGTGAAGAAAGAGGGCAAGCTGAAGCCCAAGGCGATCATCCCGGTCGATCTTTTTGGCCAGCCTGCCGATTACGACGCGATTGCCCCGATTGCCGCGCGCGAAGGGCTGAAATTGCTCTGCGATACCGCGCAGGGCTTTGGTGCGACCTATAAGGGTAAGGTGACGGGCTCGATTGGTGATGCCGCCGCCACTAGCTTTTTCCCAGCCAAGCCGCTTGGCTGCTATGGCGATGGCGGGGCGTGCTTCACCAATGACGACGAAACCGCCGAGCTTCTGAAGTCTATCCGCATGCATGGCCAAGGCTCGGATCGCTATGAAAACGTACGCATCGGCCTTAATTCCCGCCTCGACACCATTCAGGCGGTGATCTTGTCGGAGAAGCTGAAAATCTTCGCCGATGAAATCGAAAAGCGCGAATTGGTGGCGCGCCGCTATAATGCAGGCCTCGTCGCCTCCGACAAAATCGCCGTGCCGCTGGTGATCGATGGCTGCCAGTCGGTCTGGGCACAATATGTGATCCAGGTGCCCAATCGCGACAAGCTGCAGGCTGATCTGAAGGCAAAAGGCGTGCCGACGGCGGTTTATTATCCGATCCCGCTCTCGCTGCAGAAGGGTTATGCCCATTATCCGAGCGCGCCGACGCCGGTGTCTGAGAAGATCGCCAAGCATGTCGTCGCCTTGCCGATGCATCCTTATATGGACCGCAGCACCCAAGACACGGTAATTTCGGCTGTGTTGGAAAGCGTGGAGGCGTCGTAA
- a CDS encoding DsbE family thiol:disulfide interchange protein, with protein MRTAISLMLAGALLAVVALLMLRPNDIAQPADILVGKPAPHLPETLRGRVVVVNFFASWCLPCKAEHPLLKKLAQNSGAVVGIAFKDSGTAQYLAENGNPYKLVIADRDGRIARAYGVAGVPDSFIIDKSGTIRLRIAGPLTETTLQKDVMPLLEKLQKN; from the coding sequence GTGAGAACGGCCATCAGTTTGATGCTCGCGGGGGCCCTTCTGGCGGTTGTGGCCCTGCTGATGCTGCGCCCGAACGATATCGCACAGCCAGCGGACATCTTGGTCGGAAAACCCGCGCCCCACCTGCCCGAAACGCTGCGCGGCCGCGTAGTGGTAGTGAATTTCTTCGCCTCCTGGTGTCTTCCCTGCAAAGCGGAGCATCCCCTGCTGAAAAAGCTCGCCCAAAACAGCGGAGCGGTGGTGGGGATTGCTTTCAAGGATAGCGGCACCGCTCAGTATCTGGCAGAGAACGGTAATCCTTACAAATTGGTCATTGCCGATCGGGATGGGCGCATCGCACGTGCTTATGGCGTCGCGGGCGTGCCGGACAGTTTCATCATAGACAAAAGCGGCACCATCCGATTGCGCATCGCCGGTCCATTGACCGAGACAACACTGCAAAAGGATGTAATGCCGCTTCTGGAAAAACTGCAGAAAAACTAG
- a CDS encoding peptidylprolyl isomerase, which produces MSQDRLIMELKAGKVVIELRPDLAPNHVSRITELANSGFYDGIVFHRVIPGFMAQTGDPTGTGMGGSDKPDLKAEFSPERHVRGTCSMARSANPNSANSQFFICFADAPWLDKQYTVWGKVIEGMEHVDAIKKGGEHNNGAISGEPDKIISMRVEAG; this is translated from the coding sequence ATGAGCCAAGACCGGCTGATCATGGAATTGAAAGCGGGGAAGGTGGTGATTGAGCTTCGCCCCGACCTCGCGCCAAACCATGTGTCCCGCATCACGGAGCTGGCCAATAGCGGCTTCTATGATGGGATCGTTTTCCATCGCGTCATTCCGGGCTTCATGGCCCAGACCGGCGATCCCACCGGCACAGGCATGGGCGGTTCGGACAAGCCCGATCTGAAGGCGGAATTCTCCCCTGAGCGTCATGTGCGAGGCACTTGCTCGATGGCTCGCTCGGCCAATCCCAACAGCGCCAACAGCCAGTTCTTCATCTGCTTTGCCGACGCCCCCTGGCTCGACAAGCAGTACACCGTCTGGGGCAAGGTGATCGAAGGCATGGAACATGTCGACGCCATCAAGAAGGGCGGCGAGCACAACAACGGCGCCATCTCCGGCGAGCCTGACAAGATCATCTCCATGCGGGTCGAAGCGGGCTGA
- the coaD gene encoding pantetheine-phosphate adenylyltransferase, translating to MTKAPQRRIALYPGTFDPLTLGHYDIISRAVKLVDHLVIGVANNSAKTPMFNLDERVGMIRHDVEKLSGNGHATIEVKSFKGLLIDFAQTVGAKMIVRGLRAVSDFEYEFQMVGMNQRLRNDIETVFLMADPHHQAIASRLVKEIALLGGDVSAFTSPHVADLLKQRAKHLGATK from the coding sequence ATGACCAAGGCGCCGCAACGACGCATCGCTCTTTATCCGGGGACTTTTGATCCCCTGACGCTGGGGCATTACGACATCATCAGCCGGGCCGTGAAACTGGTGGATCATCTCGTCATCGGGGTGGCGAACAATTCGGCCAAGACCCCGATGTTCAACCTCGACGAGCGGGTCGGCATGATCCGCCATGACGTCGAGAAACTCTCGGGAAACGGCCATGCCACGATCGAGGTCAAGAGTTTCAAGGGCCTTTTGATTGATTTTGCCCAGACCGTGGGGGCCAAGATGATCGTGCGCGGCTTGCGCGCGGTGTCTGATTTCGAATACGAGTTCCAGATGGTGGGCATGAACCAGCGCCTCAGGAACGATATAGAAACCGTGTTCCTGATGGCCGATCCGCATCACCAGGCCATCGCCTCGCGGCTGGTCAAGGAAATCGCTTTATTGGGCGGAGATGTTTCGGCTTTCACCAGCCCCCATGTCGCCGACCTCTTGAAACAACGTGCCAAACATTTGGGAGCCACAAAATGA
- the gyrA gene encoding DNA gyrase subunit A, producing MNPTAIEDELKRSYLDYAMSVIVSRALPDARDGLKPVHRRILFSMHENGRDWNKPYRKSALIVGDVMGKYHPHGDQSIYDALVRMAQEFSMRVPLVDGQGNFGSVDGDPPAAMRYTEARRAKIAHSLTEDIDKETVDFRDNYDGSEKEPVVLPARFPNLLVNGASGIAVGMATNIPPHNLGEVIDACLAYIEDPSITMDQLTEIVPGPDFPTGGLIIGKAAARAALARGRGSILMRARCTVEEIRKDRDAIIVHEIPYQVNKARMQERMAELVRDKRVEGISDIRDESDRHGMRVVIELKRDASAEVVLNQLYRFSDLQTSFGVNMLALNDGRPQLLNLKSLIQAFVGFREEVVTKRTRFELNKARDRGHILAGLAVAVANIDEVIMMIRTSADAGEARIRLMGKAWPAKDMAPLIALIADPRHKLSEDGTIYLSEEQARAILDLRLQRLTALGRDEIGDEVQKLSAAIQDYLDILSSRARVLAIIKEELTLVRDEYATPRKTELIDADVEIEDEALIEREDVAITVTHGGYIKRTAIAEYRVQGRGGKGRSGMATKDEDFVTSIFAASTHAPLVFFSSTGMAYKLKVWRLPDAPITGRGKAMVNILPLSEGERIATILALPEDEAQWEKLNVVFATKNGNVRRNELSDFVSINKSGKIAMKLEEGDGIVGVAVCTDRDDVLLTTKLGKCIRFPLADVRVFKGRESTGVRGIKLAKDDEVVSLTLLNHSDATSPEARSYLKQASAARRASGEEVGGEDVAPDEADDAGAEEATLTPERYAELGASEQFVLTMSENGFGKRSSSFEYRVTGRGGSGIVAMGMGRKNSAIIAAFPVEQSDDLMLVSNTGQTIRVPVSGISVQGRSAQGVVVFRMEGAERVVSVERIVSEGTDDSA from the coding sequence GTGAACCCCACCGCAATCGAAGACGAGCTGAAACGCTCCTATCTCGATTACGCGATGAGTGTGATCGTCAGCCGCGCGCTGCCCGATGCGCGCGATGGGCTGAAGCCGGTGCACCGGCGCATTCTGTTCTCGATGCATGAGAACGGGCGCGACTGGAATAAGCCCTATCGCAAATCCGCGCTGATCGTCGGCGACGTGATGGGCAAGTACCATCCCCATGGCGACCAATCCATCTATGATGCCTTGGTGCGTATGGCGCAGGAATTTTCCATGCGCGTGCCGCTGGTCGATGGCCAGGGTAACTTCGGCTCCGTCGACGGCGATCCGCCCGCGGCCATGCGTTACACCGAAGCCCGCCGCGCCAAGATCGCCCATTCCCTGACCGAGGATATCGACAAGGAAACGGTCGATTTCCGCGACAACTATGACGGCTCGGAAAAAGAGCCGGTGGTGCTGCCGGCGCGCTTTCCGAACCTCTTGGTCAATGGCGCTTCGGGCATCGCCGTCGGCATGGCGACCAATATCCCGCCGCATAACCTCGGCGAAGTGATCGATGCGTGCCTCGCCTATATCGAAGATCCTTCCATCACCATGGATCAGTTGACCGAGATCGTACCGGGCCCGGATTTTCCGACCGGCGGTCTCATTATCGGCAAGGCGGCAGCGCGTGCAGCGCTGGCCCGCGGCCGCGGTTCGATCCTGATGCGGGCGCGCTGCACGGTGGAGGAAATCCGCAAGGATCGCGACGCCATTATCGTGCACGAAATCCCCTATCAGGTGAACAAGGCCCGCATGCAGGAACGCATGGCTGAGCTGGTGCGCGATAAGCGCGTCGAAGGCATTTCCGACATTCGCGACGAGAGCGACCGCCATGGCATGCGCGTGGTGATCGAATTGAAGCGTGACGCCAGCGCCGAAGTGGTGCTGAACCAGCTTTACCGCTTCAGCGATCTGCAGACGAGCTTCGGCGTCAACATGCTGGCGCTGAATGATGGTCGCCCGCAGCTCTTGAACCTGAAAAGCCTGATCCAGGCCTTTGTGGGCTTCCGTGAAGAGGTGGTGACCAAGCGTACCCGCTTCGAGCTCAACAAGGCGCGCGATCGCGGCCATATCCTGGCCGGTCTCGCCGTCGCGGTGGCCAATATCGACGAGGTGATCATGATGATCCGCACCTCCGCCGATGCTGGCGAAGCGCGTATCCGCTTGATGGGTAAAGCCTGGCCCGCCAAGGATATGGCGCCCTTGATCGCGCTGATCGCCGATCCGCGTCACAAGCTTTCGGAAGACGGCACCATCTATCTTTCCGAGGAACAGGCCCGGGCCATTCTCGATCTGCGTCTACAGCGCTTGACCGCGCTGGGGCGCGATGAAATCGGCGACGAAGTGCAAAAGCTTTCTGCCGCCATTCAGGACTATCTTGATATCCTGTCCTCGCGCGCGCGCGTTCTCGCCATCATCAAGGAAGAGCTCACGCTGGTGCGCGATGAATACGCCACCCCGCGCAAGACCGAGCTTATCGATGCCGATGTCGAGATCGAGGACGAAGCCCTCATTGAGCGTGAGGACGTCGCCATCACCGTCACCCATGGTGGCTATATCAAGCGCACCGCCATTGCCGAATACCGGGTGCAGGGCCGTGGCGGAAAGGGGCGCTCCGGCATGGCGACCAAGGACGAGGATTTTGTCACCTCGATCTTCGCCGCCTCTACCCATGCCCCGCTGGTGTTCTTCTCCTCCACCGGCATGGCTTATAAGCTGAAGGTCTGGCGTCTTCCCGATGCCCCGATCACCGGCCGCGGCAAGGCCATGGTGAACATCCTGCCGCTGTCGGAAGGCGAGCGTATCGCCACCATTCTGGCGCTGCCGGAAGATGAAGCCCAATGGGAAAAGCTCAACGTCGTTTTTGCCACCAAGAACGGCAATGTGCGCCGTAACGAGCTTTCGGATTTCGTCTCGATAAACAAATCCGGCAAGATCGCCATGAAGCTGGAAGAGGGGGATGGCATTGTCGGCGTAGCGGTTTGCACCGATCGCGATGACGTGTTGCTCACCACCAAGCTGGGCAAATGTATCCGCTTCCCGCTCGCCGATGTGCGCGTCTTCAAGGGTCGTGAATCCACCGGTGTGCGTGGCATCAAGCTCGCCAAGGATGATGAAGTGGTGAGCTTGACGCTGCTGAACCATTCCGACGCTACCTCACCGGAAGCCCGCTCTTATCTCAAGCAGGCGAGCGCTGCCCGAAGAGCCTCCGGCGAAGAAGTCGGTGGTGAGGATGTTGCACCGGATGAGGCCGATGATGCGGGTGCCGAAGAGGCGACGCTGACGCCGGAACGCTATGCGGAACTCGGCGCCTCCGAACAGTTCGTGCTCACCATGTCGGAAAACGGTTTTGGCAAGCGCAGCTCGTCCTTCGAATACCGCGTTACGGGGCGTGGCGGCTCGGGCATTGTCGCCATGGGCATGGGCCGCAAAAACAGCGCCATCATTGCCGCATTCCCAGTTGAACAAAGCGATGATCTGATGCTGGTCAGCAATACGGGGCAGACCATCCGCGTGCCGGTGAGCGGCATCAGCGTGCAGGGCCGCTCGGCGCAAGGCGTGGTCGTGTTCCGAATGGAAGGCGCCGAACGCGTGGTGTCGGTGGAACGGATTGTCTCGGAAGGAACGGACGACTCCGCATGA
- a CDS encoding bactofilin family protein produces MFAQQQKSPDKGGPDPVTSRLGRGLKVTGTIDMQGDITVEGSVTGRINAERVVLGTESHVEGDVVAREVHVEGRFSGRIFALNVTVESSANVTGRIFHNTLSVAKGARIDGRMPWRPPNYFETLTQLPETRP; encoded by the coding sequence ATGTTCGCTCAGCAACAGAAGAGCCCTGATAAAGGCGGTCCCGATCCGGTGACCTCGCGTCTCGGGCGTGGCTTGAAAGTCACGGGCACCATCGACATGCAAGGGGACATTACGGTCGAAGGCAGTGTTACAGGCCGCATCAATGCCGAACGTGTCGTTTTGGGAACCGAGAGCCACGTCGAAGGCGATGTGGTCGCGCGCGAAGTCCATGTCGAGGGGCGCTTCTCGGGGCGCATTTTTGCGCTCAATGTGACCGTGGAAAGCTCCGCGAATGTCACGGGACGAATTTTCCATAACACGTTATCGGTGGCCAAGGGCGCACGGATCGATGGCAGAATGCCGTGGCGGCCTCCGAATTACTTCGAAACCCTGACCCAACTCCCGGAGACACGGCCATGA
- a CDS encoding bactofilin family protein, with the protein MSSMFTRNDPPKPDVKPPAPAPEIKQPEPPPAPDSVRRAQVAAAQPLTPPSQMSGKGVSVISRALRITGQLESSEDIEILGEVEGDVRAATVRVGTGAKVRGTVSGEEVELAGSVEGKIEARKVVLTNTAHMAGDIIHQDVAIQSGAYINGHLKPEYGKGNVQQLKAKAE; encoded by the coding sequence ATGAGCAGCATGTTCACGCGCAACGATCCGCCTAAGCCAGACGTCAAACCACCTGCACCTGCCCCCGAGATCAAGCAACCCGAGCCTCCCCCGGCGCCGGATTCGGTACGCCGCGCACAGGTGGCCGCAGCACAGCCCTTGACCCCGCCCTCTCAAATGAGCGGCAAAGGCGTCTCGGTGATTTCGCGGGCACTTCGGATCACAGGCCAGCTCGAAAGCTCCGAGGACATTGAGATTTTGGGCGAAGTGGAAGGCGATGTGCGCGCCGCCACCGTGCGGGTGGGCACTGGCGCCAAGGTGCGCGGTACGGTTTCCGGTGAGGAAGTAGAGCTCGCCGGCTCCGTGGAAGGCAAGATCGAAGCCCGCAAAGTGGTGCTCACCAACACCGCCCATATGGCGGGCGATATCATTCATCAGGATGTCGCCATCCAGTCGGGCGCCTATATCAACGGCCATCTGAAGCCCGAATATGGCAAGGGCAATGTGCAGCAGCTAAAGGCCAAGGCGGAGTAA
- a CDS encoding trypsin-like peptidase domain-containing protein: MTKSRSKQGGAVLGLLLLLGLTGCVGKSGVPLEGALPPDVDYAYIPLKRPSTLLPENDAGAVVLGDGVAVTAAHAAHMLPVALLIGSAHEYDLAFFHTDRDKAALAQAEPRLGAKVVAYAHYGPVLYKAEGKITALNALVLPFCEGCVEQKAFVFEGNAGPGYSGGPVIEVDSGKLIGILFGYRDLDNGTRLLYAYPMDRVREELKKIQAK; the protein is encoded by the coding sequence ATGACGAAATCCCGTTCTAAGCAGGGAGGGGCCGTACTTGGCCTCCTTCTGCTTCTCGGCTTAACGGGTTGCGTCGGTAAATCGGGCGTGCCGCTTGAGGGCGCGCTGCCGCCCGATGTCGATTATGCCTACATCCCCCTGAAGCGCCCCTCGACGCTTCTGCCTGAGAATGATGCGGGGGCGGTGGTTCTTGGGGACGGCGTCGCGGTTACCGCCGCCCATGCCGCCCACATGCTTCCCGTCGCGTTGCTGATCGGTAGCGCCCACGAATACGATCTGGCTTTCTTTCATACGGATCGCGATAAGGCGGCTCTCGCCCAAGCCGAACCCCGGCTTGGCGCCAAAGTGGTGGCCTATGCCCATTACGGCCCCGTGCTTTACAAGGCGGAGGGTAAAATTACTGCGCTCAATGCGCTTGTCTTGCCTTTCTGCGAGGGCTGCGTCGAGCAGAAGGCCTTTGTCTTCGAGGGCAATGCCGGGCCCGGTTATAGCGGCGGGCCCGTCATCGAGGTGGATAGCGGCAAACTTATCGGCATATTATTCGGCTATCGCGACCTCGATAATGGCACGCGCCTTCTCTATGCCTATCCCATGGACCGGGTCCGTGAAGAGCTGAAGAAAATCCAGGCGAAGTAA
- the ssb gene encoding single-stranded DNA-binding protein — MAGSVNKVILVGNLGRDPEVRRMTSGEPIVNLSVATSESWRDKASGERKEKTEWHRVVIFNENLAKVAEQYLRKGSKIYLEGQLATRKWTDKDGQEKYSTEVVLNRFRGELVLLDGRGEGAGGGQSFGGGSSYGGGQGRVSGGSDAPASFDRGELDDEIPF, encoded by the coding sequence ATGGCAGGCAGCGTGAATAAGGTGATTTTGGTCGGTAATCTGGGGCGTGACCCGGAAGTGCGCCGCATGACCAGCGGTGAGCCGATCGTCAACCTGTCGGTCGCCACCTCGGAATCCTGGCGGGACAAGGCCTCAGGCGAGCGCAAGGAAAAGACCGAGTGGCATCGCGTGGTGATCTTCAACGAAAACCTCGCCAAAGTCGCCGAGCAGTATCTGCGCAAGGGCTCCAAGATCTATCTCGAAGGCCAGCTTGCCACCCGCAAATGGACCGATAAGGACGGGCAGGAGAAATACTCGACCGAAGTGGTGCTGAACCGCTTCCGCGGTGAGTTGGTGCTCCTGGATGGGCGTGGTGAAGGCGCTGGCGGCGGCCAGAGCTTCGGCGGCGGCAGCAGCTACGGTGGCGGTCAGGGTCGTGTTTCCGGCGGCTCGGATGCCCCGGCCAGCTTCGATCGCGGCGAATTGGATGACGAAATCCCGTTCTAA